The following coding sequences lie in one Sphingobium sp. KCTC 72723 genomic window:
- the glgA gene encoding glycogen synthase GlgA: MPMKLLSVASELYPLVKTGGLADVTGALPGALAAHGVATRTFVPGYPAVLSQLGKAKVVRRYDTLFGAAATLLSAKVGDLDLLVLDAPDFFAREGGPYGDAAGREWIDNWRRFAALSQVGADIAADGVKGWRPDIVHVHDWQAALTAAYMRFGPAHAVPRVVTIHNLAFQGRYGAEIFGALGLPPEAWGVDGVEYYQGVGYLKAGLVSAQAITTVSPSYAQEIRSPVHGMGLDGLINGRIDRLHGILNGVDTDVWNPADDPLIARRYSGRALAGRGANRRALESRFGLDHDGAPLFIIVSRLTWQKGMDLMIDTIEHLVGLGGKLAVLGSGDHPLEGAFLGAADRHRGRIGVQIGYDEPLSHLMQAGGDAILIPSRFEPCGLTQLYALRYGCVPVVARVGGLADTVIDANEAALGAGAATGIIFAPSDTLALHGAIGRAVQLHGDKAQWQAIQRAGMRADVSWDHSAARYAALYRTLLAEAA, translated from the coding sequence ATCCCGATGAAACTTCTGTCGGTCGCATCCGAACTTTATCCGCTGGTTAAGACCGGCGGATTGGCCGACGTCACGGGCGCGCTACCCGGCGCTCTGGCGGCACATGGTGTCGCGACGCGCACATTTGTGCCGGGCTATCCCGCCGTCCTGTCCCAACTGGGCAAGGCGAAGGTGGTGCGCCGTTACGACACGCTGTTCGGCGCAGCGGCTACTTTACTGTCGGCCAAGGTCGGCGACCTGGATCTGCTGGTGCTGGATGCGCCGGATTTCTTCGCGCGGGAAGGCGGTCCTTATGGCGATGCGGCGGGCCGGGAATGGATCGACAACTGGCGGCGCTTCGCGGCGCTGTCGCAGGTAGGGGCGGACATTGCGGCCGACGGAGTGAAGGGCTGGCGGCCGGACATCGTCCATGTCCATGACTGGCAGGCGGCGCTGACTGCGGCCTATATGCGCTTTGGTCCCGCTCATGCCGTGCCTAGAGTCGTGACCATCCACAATCTCGCGTTTCAGGGGCGCTATGGGGCGGAAATATTCGGAGCGCTGGGCCTGCCGCCCGAAGCCTGGGGCGTCGATGGCGTCGAATATTATCAGGGCGTCGGCTATCTCAAGGCAGGACTTGTATCGGCGCAGGCGATCACGACCGTCAGCCCCAGCTATGCGCAGGAAATCCGCTCGCCGGTCCACGGCATGGGTCTGGACGGCCTGATCAACGGGCGGATCGACCGGCTGCATGGCATATTGAATGGCGTCGATACCGATGTGTGGAACCCCGCCGACGACCCGCTGATCGCCCGGCGTTACAGCGGGCGGGCGCTGGCCGGACGCGGTGCCAACCGGCGCGCGCTGGAAAGCCGCTTTGGACTGGACCATGACGGCGCGCCTTTGTTCATCATCGTCAGCCGCCTGACCTGGCAAAAGGGTATGGACCTGATGATCGACACGATCGAGCATCTGGTCGGGCTGGGCGGCAAGCTGGCGGTGCTGGGATCGGGCGACCATCCACTGGAAGGCGCGTTTCTGGGCGCGGCGGACCGCCATCGCGGGCGGATCGGCGTGCAGATCGGCTATGACGAACCGCTATCTCACCTGATGCAGGCGGGTGGCGACGCGATCCTGATCCCGTCGCGCTTCGAACCATGCGGCCTGACCCAACTTTATGCGCTGCGCTATGGCTGCGTGCCGGTCGTGGCGCGGGTCGGCGGGCTGGCCGATACAGTGATCGACGCCAATGAAGCGGCGCTGGGCGCAGGCGCGGCGACGGGCATCATCTTTGCCCCGTCCGACACGCTGGCGCTGCACGGAGCGATCGGGCGGGCGGTGCAATTGCATGGCGACAAGGCGCAATGGCAGGCGATCCAGCGTGCCGGGATGCGCGCCGACGTATCATGGGACCACAGCGCCGCCCGCTATGCCGCGCTCTACCGCACGCTGCTGGCGGAGGCGGCGTGA
- the glgC gene encoding glucose-1-phosphate adenylyltransferase, whose translation MQPRNQPIARDAMAYVLAGGRGSRLAELTDKRAKPAVHFGGKARIIDFALSNALNSGIRRIGVATQYKAHSLIRHLQRGWNFLRPERNESFDILPASQRVSESQWYEGTADAVFQNIDIIESYAPEYMVLLAGDHVYKMDYELMLQQHVDSGADVTVGCLEVPRKEASGFGVMHVDEKDIITAFIEKPKNPPAIPGQPDMALASMGIYVFRTKFLIEQLQRDAADPASKRDFGGDIIPYIVKHGKAVAHRFSSSCVRAESELEPYWRDVGTIDAYWQASIDLTDVVPSLDLYDRSWPLWTYSEVTPPAKFVHNEEGRRGSATSSLVAGGCIVSGSSLHRSLLFSGVKTHSFSSVTDSVIMPDCEIGRGARLHKCVLDSGIIIPPGLIIGENPEQDARRFRRTDSGICLVTQPMIERLAI comes from the coding sequence ATGCAACCAAGGAATCAGCCGATCGCACGCGACGCCATGGCCTATGTGCTGGCCGGAGGGCGTGGCAGCCGGCTTGCCGAACTGACCGACAAGCGCGCCAAGCCTGCCGTCCATTTCGGCGGCAAGGCGCGGATCATCGACTTTGCCCTGTCCAATGCGCTCAACAGCGGCATCCGGCGGATCGGCGTGGCGACGCAATATAAGGCGCACTCGCTGATCCGGCATCTGCAACGCGGCTGGAATTTCCTGCGCCCCGAACGCAACGAAAGTTTCGACATCCTGCCCGCCAGCCAGCGGGTGTCGGAAAGCCAGTGGTATGAAGGGACGGCGGACGCCGTGTTCCAGAATATCGACATCATCGAAAGCTATGCGCCGGAATATATGGTGCTGCTGGCGGGCGATCATGTCTATAAAATGGACTATGAACTCATGCTCCAGCAGCATGTCGATAGCGGCGCGGACGTCACGGTCGGCTGTCTGGAAGTGCCGCGCAAGGAAGCGTCGGGTTTCGGCGTGATGCATGTCGATGAAAAGGACATCATCACCGCGTTCATCGAAAAGCCCAAAAACCCGCCTGCCATCCCCGGACAGCCCGACATGGCGCTGGCGTCGATGGGCATTTATGTGTTCCGCACCAAATTCCTGATCGAACAGTTGCAGCGCGATGCCGCCGACCCCGCCAGCAAGCGCGATTTCGGCGGCGATATCATCCCCTATATCGTCAAACATGGCAAAGCGGTCGCGCATCGCTTTTCCAGCAGCTGCGTGCGCGCCGAAAGCGAACTGGAGCCTTATTGGCGCGACGTTGGCACGATCGACGCCTATTGGCAGGCGAGCATCGACCTGACCGATGTCGTCCCCTCGCTCGACCTTTACGACCGCAGCTGGCCACTCTGGACCTATTCCGAAGTCACGCCGCCTGCCAAATTCGTGCATAATGAAGAGGGGCGGCGTGGTTCGGCGACATCGTCGCTGGTCGCGGGCGGCTGCATCGTGTCGGGTTCCTCGCTCCATCGCAGCCTGCTTTTTTCCGGGGTCAAGACGCACAGCTTCTCGTCCGTCACCGACAGCGTCATCATGCCCGATTGCGAAATCGGGCGGGGCGCGCGCCTGCATAAATGCGTGCTGGATTCAGGGATCATCATCCCCCCCGGCCTGATCATCGGCGAAAACCCCGAACAGGACGCCCGCCGGTTCCGCCGCACCGACAGCGGCATATGCCTGGTGACGCAGCCCATGATCGAACGATTGGCGATTTGA
- a CDS encoding glycogen/starch/alpha-glucan phosphorylase yields the protein MNLKGQTILPKPAPRRFDPEVLAHEIVERLTYRIGKNAAAAKPHDWLHAVILSIRDRVIDAWITSTQKTYEEEGRRVYYLSLEFLIGRLMRDAASNMEMLDDMQVALASLGVDIDIIAALEPDAALGNGGLGRLAACFMESMATVDVPAYGYGIRYVNGMFRQEISDGWQVELPETWLTHGNPWEFERREASYEVGFGGLVDPADGADAGPHQMHWKPFERVIATPYDTPIAGWRGKRINTLRLWEAQPIDPILLDKFNAGDHVGALSESNRAESLTRVLYPADSSPAGQELRLRQEYFFSSASLQDIVRRHIQYFGNVRTLPEKAAIQLNDTHPAVAVAELMRILLDDHGVDFDEAWDITRRTFSYTNHTLLPEALESWPVPLFERLLPRHMQIVYAVNSRLLAEARRSGQFEDGAIGAISLIDEGGERRVRMGNLAFTGSHSVNGVSALHTDLMKVTVFADLHKLYPTRINNKTNGVTYRRWLMQCNPGLTGLIREAIGDGFMDDADKLRDLDPFADDAAFQEKFLAIKHANKVALSDILRQRINARIDPAAMFDIQIKRIHEYKRQLLNIVEAVSLYDQIRSHPEKHWVPRVKLFGGKAAPSYHNAKLIIKLAGDVARAVNHDPAVQGLLKIQFVPNYNVSMAEVMIPAADLSEQISTAGMEASGTGNMKFAVNGALTIGTLDGANVEMRDHLGDENIFIFGLTAQEVNERRANGYTPGDVIGQSRELSQALNAIASGVFSPDDPDRYKGLIQGIYDHDWFMLAADFDSYSAAQRRVDTLWSDQALWAKKAIHNVARMGWFSSDRTIREYAADIWKI from the coding sequence ATGAACCTCAAGGGCCAGACCATACTTCCCAAACCCGCGCCGCGCCGGTTTGACCCCGAAGTCCTGGCGCATGAGATTGTCGAGCGGCTGACCTATCGCATCGGCAAGAATGCCGCTGCTGCCAAACCGCATGACTGGTTGCACGCGGTCATTCTTTCCATCCGCGATCGCGTGATCGACGCCTGGATCACTTCCACCCAGAAAACCTATGAGGAAGAAGGGCGGCGCGTCTATTATCTGAGCCTTGAGTTTCTGATCGGTCGCCTGATGCGCGACGCTGCGTCGAACATGGAAATGCTCGACGATATGCAGGTGGCGCTGGCGTCGCTGGGCGTGGATATCGACATCATCGCCGCGCTGGAACCGGACGCGGCGCTGGGCAATGGCGGGCTGGGGCGGCTGGCTGCCTGCTTCATGGAAAGCATGGCGACGGTGGACGTGCCGGCCTATGGCTATGGCATCCGTTATGTGAACGGCATGTTCCGGCAGGAAATTTCCGACGGCTGGCAGGTGGAATTGCCCGAAACCTGGCTGACCCATGGCAATCCGTGGGAGTTCGAGCGGCGCGAGGCCAGCTATGAAGTGGGCTTTGGCGGCCTGGTCGATCCCGCCGATGGTGCGGACGCAGGCCCGCACCAGATGCACTGGAAACCGTTCGAGCGCGTCATCGCCACCCCCTATGACACGCCGATCGCAGGCTGGCGCGGCAAGCGGATCAACACGCTGCGCCTATGGGAAGCGCAGCCGATCGACCCGATCCTGCTCGACAAGTTCAACGCGGGCGATCATGTCGGCGCGCTGTCCGAAAGCAACCGCGCGGAATCGCTGACCCGCGTTCTCTATCCCGCCGATTCCTCGCCAGCGGGGCAGGAATTGCGGCTGCGGCAGGAATATTTCTTCTCCTCCGCATCGTTGCAGGACATCGTCCGCCGCCACATCCAATATTTCGGCAATGTCCGCACCCTGCCGGAAAAGGCCGCGATCCAGCTGAACGATACCCATCCGGCGGTCGCGGTCGCGGAATTGATGCGCATATTGCTGGACGATCATGGCGTCGATTTCGACGAAGCATGGGACATCACCCGCCGCACTTTCAGCTACACCAACCACACCCTTCTGCCCGAAGCGCTGGAAAGCTGGCCGGTGCCGTTGTTCGAGCGGCTGCTGCCCCGGCACATGCAGATCGTCTATGCCGTCAACAGCCGCCTGCTGGCCGAGGCGCGCCGGTCTGGTCAGTTCGAGGACGGGGCGATCGGCGCGATTTCGCTGATCGACGAAGGCGGCGAACGGCGCGTGCGCATGGGCAATCTGGCCTTCACCGGATCGCACAGCGTCAATGGCGTGTCGGCGCTGCACACCGACCTGATGAAGGTCACGGTCTTTGCCGACCTGCACAAACTCTATCCCACGCGCATCAACAACAAGACCAACGGGGTTACCTATCGCCGATGGTTGATGCAGTGCAATCCGGGGCTGACCGGCCTGATCCGCGAAGCCATCGGCGACGGGTTCATGGACGATGCGGACAAGCTCCGCGATCTTGATCCCTTTGCCGACGATGCCGCATTTCAGGAGAAATTCCTGGCCATAAAGCACGCGAACAAAGTCGCCCTGTCCGACATATTGCGCCAGCGGATCAACGCCCGCATCGACCCGGCGGCGATGTTCGACATCCAGATCAAGCGCATCCACGAATATAAGCGGCAATTGCTCAATATCGTGGAGGCTGTGTCGCTGTACGACCAGATCCGTTCCCATCCTGAAAAACATTGGGTGCCGCGCGTCAAGCTGTTCGGGGGTAAGGCTGCGCCCAGCTATCATAATGCCAAGCTGATCATCAAACTGGCCGGCGATGTCGCCCGTGCGGTCAATCACGACCCGGCGGTGCAGGGGCTGCTCAAGATCCAGTTCGTTCCCAATTATAATGTGTCGATGGCCGAAGTGATGATCCCCGCCGCTGACCTGTCCGAACAGATTTCGACCGCGGGCATGGAAGCGTCCGGAACCGGCAACATGAAGTTCGCGGTCAACGGCGCGCTGACCATCGGCACGCTGGACGGCGCGAATGTCGAAATGCGCGACCATCTGGGCGACGAGAATATCTTCATTTTCGGCCTGACCGCGCAGGAAGTGAACGAACGGCGCGCCAATGGCTACACCCCCGGCGACGTCATCGGCCAGAGCCGCGAATTGTCGCAGGCATTGAACGCCATCGCCAGCGGCGTATTCTCGCCCGACGATCCCGATCGTTACAAGGGGTTGATCCAGGGTATTTACGACCATGACTGGTTCATGCTGGCCGCCGATTTCGACAGCTATTCCGCCGCGCAGCGCCGCGTCGATACGCTGTGGAGCGATCAGGCCTTGTGGGCGAAGAAAGCTATCCATAATGTGGCGCGCATGGGGTGGTTTTCATCGGACCGCACCATCCGCGAATATGCGGCCGACATCTGGAAAATCTGA
- the glgB gene encoding 1,4-alpha-glucan branching protein GlgB, with amino-acid sequence MGPTPEQIDRLMQGREDDPFATLGVHPAGTSSGQGGFTACAFLPDAVSVTAHTLDGKLVGELAQIHQGGLFLGKVTIRKRQPLRYRARYADGSEHDAIDPYGFGPVLGPMDDHYLAEGSHGRLFDKLGAHIMRHEGTDGTHFAVWAPNALRVSVVGDFNQWDGRRAPMRHRADAGVWEIFLPGVVAGAAYKYEIMGADGVVLALKADPFAFQSQLRPSTASIVAPPLDHKWGDARHKAHWEKADARREPVSIYEVHAGSWQRDDRDDFLSWDELANRLIPYVVGMGFTHIEFLPISEYPYDPSWGYQTLGLYAPTARFGDPAGFARFVDGAHRAGIGVILDWVPAHFPTDAHGLAYFDGTALYEHADPRKGFHPDWNTAIYNFGRREVAQFLVNNALFWAERYHVDGLRVDAVASMLYLDYSRNPGEWIPNDHGGRENVEAVGFLQQLNTLLYGTHAGVMTIAEESTSWPGVSKPVDAGGLGFGFKWNMGFMHDTLRYLARDPVHRVHHHDDITFGLMYAFTENFVLALSHDEVVHGKASLLHKMPGDDWQKFATLRAYYGLMWGYPGKKLLFMGQEFAQRGEWSEERALDWHLLDHAPHSGVQQLVGDLNRLYAARPALHARDCEPEGFEWVLVDAAADSLFAWQRRAPGARPIVVISHFTPILRHGYRMRLPSGGRWREILNSDAADYGGSGAGNMGFVEADEEGWANITIPPFATLMLELDY; translated from the coding sequence GTGGGGCCAACGCCGGAGCAGATCGACCGGCTGATGCAGGGTCGTGAGGACGACCCCTTCGCTACGCTTGGCGTGCATCCCGCTGGCACTTCTTCGGGGCAGGGGGGCTTTACGGCCTGTGCTTTCTTGCCCGATGCGGTGAGCGTTACGGCGCACACGCTGGATGGCAAGCTGGTCGGCGAACTGGCGCAGATCCATCAAGGCGGCCTATTCCTTGGCAAGGTGACGATCCGCAAGCGTCAGCCGCTGCGCTACCGCGCCCGCTATGCCGATGGCAGCGAACATGATGCGATCGACCCCTATGGCTTTGGTCCCGTGCTGGGTCCGATGGACGACCATTATCTGGCCGAAGGGTCGCATGGCCGCCTGTTCGACAAGCTGGGCGCGCATATCATGCGCCATGAAGGCACGGACGGCACCCATTTCGCGGTGTGGGCGCCCAATGCGCTGCGTGTGTCGGTGGTGGGCGACTTCAACCAATGGGATGGCCGCCGCGCGCCCATGCGTCACCGGGCCGATGCGGGCGTGTGGGAAATTTTCCTGCCCGGCGTCGTAGCGGGGGCGGCCTATAAATATGAGATTATGGGCGCGGACGGCGTGGTGCTTGCGCTCAAGGCTGATCCCTTCGCCTTTCAATCGCAACTGCGCCCGTCGACGGCATCCATCGTCGCGCCGCCGCTCGACCACAAATGGGGCGACGCCCGGCACAAGGCGCATTGGGAAAAGGCGGATGCCCGGCGCGAACCTGTGTCCATCTACGAAGTCCATGCCGGGTCGTGGCAGCGCGACGACAGGGATGATTTCCTGTCATGGGACGAACTGGCCAACCGGCTGATCCCCTATGTCGTGGGCATGGGCTTTACCCATATCGAATTTCTGCCGATCAGCGAATATCCCTATGACCCAAGCTGGGGCTATCAGACGCTGGGGCTTTACGCGCCGACCGCGCGCTTTGGCGATCCGGCCGGGTTTGCGCGCTTCGTCGATGGCGCGCATCGTGCCGGCATTGGCGTCATCCTCGACTGGGTGCCGGCCCATTTCCCGACCGATGCCCATGGGCTGGCCTATTTCGATGGCACGGCGCTGTATGAACATGCCGATCCGCGCAAGGGATTCCATCCCGACTGGAACACCGCCATCTATAATTTCGGGCGGCGCGAAGTGGCGCAATTCCTGGTCAACAATGCGCTGTTCTGGGCCGAACGCTACCATGTCGACGGGTTGCGGGTCGATGCGGTCGCATCGATGCTCTACCTCGATTATTCACGCAATCCGGGGGAATGGATACCCAACGACCATGGCGGGCGCGAAAATGTGGAAGCGGTCGGCTTCCTTCAGCAACTCAACACATTGCTATACGGCACCCATGCAGGGGTGATGACCATCGCGGAGGAATCGACCAGCTGGCCCGGCGTGTCGAAACCGGTGGACGCTGGTGGCCTGGGCTTCGGGTTCAAATGGAATATGGGCTTCATGCACGATACGCTGCGCTATCTGGCGCGCGATCCGGTGCATCGCGTCCACCATCATGACGACATCACCTTCGGCCTGATGTATGCCTTCACCGAAAATTTCGTGCTGGCGTTGAGCCATGACGAAGTGGTGCATGGCAAGGCGTCGCTGCTGCACAAGATGCCGGGCGACGACTGGCAGAAATTCGCGACGCTGCGGGCCTATTATGGCCTGATGTGGGGCTATCCGGGCAAGAAACTGCTGTTCATGGGGCAGGAATTTGCCCAGCGCGGCGAATGGAGCGAGGAACGGGCGCTCGACTGGCACCTGCTCGATCATGCGCCCCATAGCGGCGTGCAGCAACTGGTCGGCGACCTCAACCGCCTCTATGCCGCGCGCCCGGCGCTCCACGCCCGCGATTGCGAGCCGGAGGGGTTCGAATGGGTGCTGGTCGATGCCGCCGCCGATTCCCTTTTCGCCTGGCAACGGCGCGCGCCCGGTGCGCGGCCGATCGTCGTCATCAGCCATTTCACGCCGATCCTGCGCCATGGCTACCGGATGCGATTGCCATCGGGCGGGCGCTGGCGCGAGATATTGAACAGCGATGCGGCCGATTATGGCGGCAGCGGCGCGGGCAATATGGGCTTTGTGGAGGCAGATGAAGAAGGATGGGCCAATATAACTATCCCGCCCTTTGCAACGTTAATGCTGGAACTGGATTATTGA
- a CDS encoding serine hydrolase domain-containing protein → MDDSGVTDRAAAQAAGMNPDRLDALVAAIDSSYVATGKLPHMQLLVARDAVPLLSVVRGTARDSGEALAQDALYRIASMTKPVTSVAFMMLVEAGKVALDTPVLDVIPEFADLRVGGVGGPPVNRPMLMIDLLRHTSGLTYGLQRQTAIDARYRELGLDEFQQKRTSDEFIADLATLPLEFSPGERWNYSVSTDVLGVVVERLSGMDLESFFRTRIFDPLGMVDSGFVVRDDQVDRLTDAWRLDEGSRVIADHGARSGWRRTERFLSGGGGLVSSVADYHRFASMLLRGGELDGARLLRADTVAQMHANHLPGGGDLASLSSAMFSEADYQGIGFGLGFAMELKNGNLEQGEYYWGGVFSTYFWIDPVERLIGIFMTQLLPSSAYPVRAALRAGVADAIVRRYEQAQP, encoded by the coding sequence ATGGACGATAGCGGCGTGACGGACAGGGCAGCGGCGCAGGCGGCGGGGATGAACCCGGACCGGCTGGACGCGCTGGTCGCCGCGATCGACAGCAGCTATGTCGCCACCGGCAAATTGCCCCATATGCAGTTGCTGGTGGCGCGCGATGCAGTGCCGCTGTTGTCGGTCGTGCGTGGCACGGCGCGCGACAGTGGAGAGGCGTTGGCACAGGATGCGCTCTACCGCATCGCGTCGATGACCAAACCAGTGACCTCGGTCGCCTTCATGATGCTGGTGGAGGCGGGGAAGGTTGCGCTCGATACGCCGGTCTTGGACGTAATTCCCGAATTTGCCGACCTGCGCGTAGGCGGCGTTGGCGGCCCGCCGGTCAACCGCCCGATGCTGATGATCGACCTGCTGCGCCATACGTCGGGCCTGACCTACGGGTTGCAGCGCCAGACGGCGATCGACGCCCGTTACCGGGAATTGGGGCTGGACGAGTTTCAGCAGAAGCGCACGTCGGACGAGTTTATCGCTGATCTGGCGACTTTGCCGCTGGAATTTTCGCCGGGCGAACGCTGGAATTATTCGGTGTCCACCGATGTGCTGGGCGTGGTGGTTGAGCGCCTGTCGGGCATGGACCTGGAAAGCTTTTTTCGCACCCGCATTTTCGACCCGCTGGGGATGGTCGATAGCGGATTTGTCGTGCGTGACGACCAGGTCGACCGGCTGACCGACGCCTGGCGGCTGGACGAGGGTAGCCGCGTGATCGCCGATCATGGTGCGCGCAGCGGCTGGCGGCGAACCGAACGCTTCCTGTCGGGCGGGGGCGGGCTGGTGTCCAGCGTGGCGGACTATCACCGCTTTGCGTCCATGCTGTTGCGGGGCGGCGAACTGGACGGCGCGCGGCTGTTGCGCGCCGACACCGTGGCGCAGATGCACGCCAACCATCTGCCGGGCGGCGGCGACCTGGCCAGCCTGTCCAGTGCGATGTTCAGTGAAGCGGATTATCAGGGCATCGGCTTTGGCCTGGGCTTCGCGATGGAATTGAAGAATGGGAACCTGGAACAGGGCGAATATTATTGGGGCGGGGTGTTTTCGACCTATTTCTGGATCGATCCGGTCGAACGGCTGATCGGCATCTTCATGACGCAGCTATTGCCGTCGAGCGCCTATCCGGTGCGCGCGGCGTTGCGGGCGGGCGTGGCCGACGCCATCGTCCGGCGATATGAGCAAGCGCAGCCCTGA
- a CDS encoding RNA polymerase sigma factor: MATGLSAIFMANRAALLRFLRARGAGEDAEDLLQDIWMKLEAKDLGPVADPVPYLYRMANNLMLDRYRSATRRGRREQDWAEGAGGVMADPTDDLPVDERMILNQKLDEARGVLRALGPRVEMVFRRFRIEGVGQRVIADELGVSLTTVEKDLQKAYRAMLTLKQKMDTE, from the coding sequence ATGGCCACCGGGCTATCCGCAATCTTCATGGCCAACCGCGCGGCATTGCTGCGCTTCCTGCGCGCGCGTGGCGCGGGGGAGGATGCCGAGGATCTGTTGCAGGACATTTGGATGAAGCTGGAGGCCAAGGATCTTGGCCCGGTCGCCGATCCTGTTCCCTATCTTTACCGCATGGCCAACAATCTGATGCTGGACCGATACCGTTCCGCCACCCGGCGCGGGCGGCGCGAGCAGGATTGGGCCGAAGGCGCAGGCGGCGTGATGGCCGACCCGACCGACGACCTGCCGGTCGACGAACGGATGATCCTGAACCAGAAACTGGACGAGGCGCGCGGCGTGCTGCGCGCGCTTGGCCCGCGCGTGGAAATGGTGTTCCGCCGCTTCCGTATCGAAGGGGTCGGGCAACGGGTGATCGCCGACGAACTGGGGGTCAGCCTGACCACGGTGGAGAAAGACCTGCAAAAGGCCTATCGCGCCATGCTGACGCTCAAGCAGAAAATGGATACGGAATGA